From a region of the Apis mellifera strain DH4 linkage group LG2, Amel_HAv3.1, whole genome shotgun sequence genome:
- the LOC724471 gene encoding 1-phosphatidylinositol 4,5-bisphosphate phosphodiesterase-like: protein MTKKFEFNWRIEVPELLRNGSTFDRWFEDKETTEYEPNCLFKVDEYGFFIYWKSDGKDGDVIELAQVSDIRYGGTPKDPKLCNKIGKHGTMEEIDQKSLTICSGIDYTNIHYQHVVCSDAQTAKDWQAGLRLITHNTKASNVCPTIQLMKHWMRLSFQVDPKGKVPVKVISKTFASGKTEKLVYQGLADMGLPSGKSDKIEPKDFTFEKFKNLYFKICPRNDIEELFQSITKGKSDTISLGQLVQFMNEKQRDPRLNEILYPLYDEKRCTEIINDYEEDEKAKSNKSLTKEGFIRYLMSDENAPVFLDKLEEWMDMDQPLAHYYINSSHNTYLSGRQIGGKSTVEMYRQVLLAGCRCVELDCWDGKGEDEEPIITHGKAMCTDILFKDVIYAIRDTAFVTSEYPIILSFENHCCLKQQYKLAKYCDEIFGDLLLKEALPDYPLEPGHPLPPPSALKRKILIKNKRLKPEVEKVELELFRSGQFEAKDEVVEDASAPAAPPAEPPKQEAAPAEGAPPGEGGAEGEAPPVQYTGSTMACHPWLSSMINYAQPVKFQSFETAEKKNIHHNMSSFSETAALNYLKTNAIEFVNYNKRQMSRIYPKGTRADSSNYMPQVFWNAGCQMVALNFQTPDLPMQLNQGKFEYNATTGYLLKPDFMRRPDRSFDPFSEDVDGVITAQCSVQVIAGQFLSDKKVGTYVEVDMYGLPADTIKKEFRTRMVPGNGLNPVYNEEPFLFRKVVLPDLAVLRFGVYEESGKLLGQRILPLDGLQAGYRHISLKTEANFPMALPMLFCNIELKIYVPDGFEDFMAALSDPGAFSKGAEKQAETMKGLGIEQTDAKAEAKKKEEEKAKKEEFKPEPITIETLKKEKTYKFGKKQQKELDTMRKKHLKERQTMQKNHCSAIDKLVKGKDKNALLQDANVKKVISEQTAQWSAMVERQRKEEWEMLKSHTEVGRDEFKRLIDIVQANQVKQLQAKHDKDMKDMNANQAKISVETAKEVMNDKALKTKGDKDRRLREKKEQNTKKFMQERKTVQIKQGREKEKLTKIHEKQVAELDTNIDLTIEMYKNEVIHLDLSSKTEFFV, encoded by the exons ATGACAAAGAAATTTGAGTTTAATTGGCGAATCGAAGTGCCAGAATTGTTGAGAAACGGTTCAACGTTCGATCGATGGTTTGAAGATAAGGAAACGACCGAATACGAACCTAATTGTTTATTCAAAGTTGATGAATAtggattctttatttattggaaGAGCGATGGCAAG GATGGCGATGTAATAGAATTAGCTCAAGTGAGTGATATTCGTTATGGCGGCACGCCTAAG gatccaaaattatgtaataaaataggtAAACATGGGACAATGGAAGAAATAGATCAGAAAAGTTTAACTATATGTTCAGGTATTGATTACACTAACATTCATTATCAACATGTTGTTTGTTCGGATGCACAAACGGCTAAG GACTGGCAAGCAGGTTTACGTTTAATCACGCACAACACGAAAGCTTCAAATGTTTGTCCAACGATACAACTGATGAAACA ttGGATGAGATTGAGTTTTCAAGTGGATCCTAAAGGAAAAGTGCCAGTGAAAGTAATATCGAAAACATTTGCCTCTGGAAAAACGGAGAAGCTTGTTTATCAAGGATTGGCAGACATGGGCTTACCTAGTGGAAAA agCGATAAAATTGAGCCTAAGGATTTTACgtttgagaaatttaaaaatttatacttcaAAATATGTCCTCGAAACGATATCGAAGAATTATTCCAATCGAT AACAAAAGGAAAATCGGATACGATCAGTCTAGGACAATTAGTGCAATTTATGAACGAAAAACAAAGAGATCCTAGActgaacgaaattttatatcctCTTTATGATGAGAAACGATGCACGGAAATAATCAATGATTATGAAGAAGATGAGAAAGCAAAATCTAACA aatcttTAACCAAAGAAGGATTCATTCGTTATTTAATGTCGGACGAAAACGCACCCGTGTTTTTGGACAAATTGGAAGAATGGATGGACATGGATCAACCCCTTgctcattattatattaattccagTCATAATACTTATCTAAGTGGCAGACAAATCGGTGGTAAGAGTACTGTTGAGATGTATAGACAAGTATTATTAGCAGGCTGCAG ATGTGTAGAGCTCGATTGCTGGGATGGAAAAGGGGAAGATGAAGAACCCATCATAACTCACGGCAAAGCCATGTGTACTGATATCCTGTTCAAAGATGTGATATACGCTATAAGAGACACAGCATTCGTCACTTCGGAATATCCTATAATTCTAAGTTTCGAAAATCATTGTTGTCTGAAACAGCAATATAAGTTAGCAAAATACTGCGATGAAATATTTGGTGATCTGCTGTTGAAGGAAGCTTTGCCAGATTATCCG CTTGAACCCGGGCATCCACTACCACCTCCGAGCGCGCTCAAGCGAAAGATATTAATCAAGAATAAAAGATTGAAGCCAGAGGTAGAGAAGGTCGAGCTCGAGTTATTCCGCTCTGGGCAATTCGAGGCGAAGGATGAAGTTGTCGAGGATGCCAGCGCACCTGCTGCACCTCCTGCTGAACCTCCAAAG CAAGAAGCTGCGCCGGCCGAGGGCGCACCACCAGGTGAAGGAGGTGCTGAAGGAGAAGCACCTCCAGTTCAATATACTGGTAGCACGATGGCCTGCCATCCTTGGCTTTCTTCTATGATTAATTATGCACAGCCAGTGAAATTTCAAAGCTTTGAAACTGCGGAaa aaAAGAATATCCATCATAACATGTCCTCGTTTTCGGAGACTGCAGCACTCAACTACCTGAAAACAAATGCCAtagaatttgttaattataataaacgtcAAATGAGTCGAATCTATCCAAAAGGTACTAGGGCTGATTCGTCAAACTACATGCCACAA gTATTCTGGAATGCAGGCTGTCAAATGGTagctttaaattttcaaacaccCGATTTACCTATGCAATTGAATCaaggaaaattcgaatataatgCAACAACTGGATATTTATTGAAGCCTGATTTCATGAGGAGACCGGATAGAAGTTTCGATCCATTTTCAGAAGACGTAGACGGAGTTATTACAGCCCAATGTTCCGTTCAA GTTATAGCAGGACAATTCTTGTCTGACAAAAAAGTAGGCACTTACGTTGAAGTGGATATGTACGGTTTGCCAGCAGACacgataaagaaagaatttagaaCTCGAATGGTGCCTGGAAATGGTTTGAATCCAGTTTACAACGAAGAACCGTTTCTATTTCGAAAAGTTGTACTTCCCGATCTAGCTGTACTCAGATttg GTGTATACGAAGAGAGCGGGAAATTGTTGGGTCAACGTATTTTGCCGCTGGACGGCCTTCAAGCCGGATATAGACATATTTCGTTGAAGACCGAGGCGAATTTCCCCATGGCACTGCCAATGTTATTCTGCAACATTGAGCTAAAGATTTACGTACCCGATGGATTCGAAG ATTTCATGGCTGCTCTGTCTGATCCGGGTGCATTTAGTAAGGGAGCAGAGAAACAAGCAGAGACTATGAAGGGATTAGGAATTGAGCAAACCGACGCGAAGGCAGAggcgaagaagaaggaagaggagaaggctAAAAagg aGGAATTCAAGCCAGAACCGATTACGATAGAAACgctgaagaaagaaaaaacgtacAAATTCGGTAAGAAGCAACAAAAAGAGTTGGATACAATGAGGAAAAAACATTTGAAGGAACGACAGACGATGCAAAAAAACCATTGCAGTGCTATAGATAAATTGGTGAAGGGAAAAGA CAAAAATGCGTTGCTCCAAGACGCTAacgtaaaaaaagttataagtgAACAAACCGCGCAATGGTCCGCCATGGTAGAACGACAACGGAAAGAAGAATGGGAAATGCTGAAAAGTCATACAGAAGTTGGTCGAGACGAATTCAAAAgattaattgatattgtaCAAGCTAATCAAGTTAAACAGTTACAAGCGAAACACGACAA aGATATGAAAGACATGAACGCGAATCAAGCAAAAATATCCGTAGAAACGGCCAAAGAAGTAATGAACGATAAAGCATTAAAGACTAAGGGAGACAAGGATCGTCGACttcgtgaaaaaaaggaacagaatacaaaaaaattcatgcaagaaagaaaaactgtACAGATCAAACAAGGACgtgagaaggaaaaattaacaaaaattcacGAGAAACAAGTAGCAGAATTGGATACCAATATTGACTtg acTATCGAAATGTACAAGAACGAAGTAATACACTTGGACTTGTCGTCTAAGACAGAATTTTTTGtctaa
- the LOC411729 gene encoding sodium- and chloride-dependent GABA transporter ine isoform X1 encodes MNATDSNSGVNGNDSNNTIAAKTNAHGNSVRLQSVIGKQSSCVRKMSTMPEEEDASDDMDPDVIRIGNQHHYQHHHDADSDSPVEERGRLLSITDSTITAHHRKIAITPSSSSNLHHCNGLKKAIPRNDSGNSIHERAYSRLQQSRSGDQVGQPEARLLNRDNPQGILRSSARGIDSHSGGRYRCSSVRSVKSNPTMDEHHHQYHPPAASWASIVFSDGNGQTHVRTLPDSVSIRSLASIGMGSSNGRKLTIRRVLTSPSELLNMVHPPPSFEDDLSVCTSFDDAEDDAQDPGDYRQSRRPHWANKMQFVLACIGYSVGLGNIWRFPYLCYKSGGGVFLVPYFLILIVCGVPLLYMELSIGQFTRRGPIGALGQICPLFKGAGLSSVVISFLMSTYHNVIIAYAIYYFFTAFRAKQPWSDCENSWNTLACWLPTYSGIDNRTRPNASRTPAEEFFDNKVLQISNGIEESGPLRWELIACLITAWIMVYFSVWKSIKSSAQVRYLTATLPFLLIVVFLMRSLTLEGADKGLQFFFHPRWELLADAKVWIYATAQIFNSVGIAFGSMICFASYNKFHNTILIDTMAVSLINGFSSLLVGIFSFATIGNIALEQNMSVEDVLTDGPGLVFVLYPQALAKMPASQVWAVLFFFMLVCLSLNSQFAIVEVVVTSIQDGFPKWVKRHLTCHEMLVLLICVISFLFGLPNISQGGIYFFQLIDHYAASISIMFLAFFEVIAISWFYGVRRLCNNVKEMTGRVPSSYFRFCWLIAAPFLIMAVWVFSLIDYEPPTYHNGEYKYPWWAEAIGWGIASLSLICIPAFAIYEFIRANGNTCAEKLRNSIKPHFEACKICGQEYCNESMHNFEEDMIKEQQDPNSPIQLSISPPLSKSQT; translated from the exons ATGAATGCCACGGACAGCAACAGCGGCGTCAACGGCAACGACAGCAACAACACGATTGCGGCCAAGACGAACGCGCACGGCAACAGTGTTCGTCTGCAGAGCGTGATCGGCAAGCAGAGCAGCTGCGTGCGCAAGATGAGCACGATgccggaggaggaggatgccTCGGACGATATGGATCCTGACGTGATAAGGATAGGGAACCAGCATCATTATCAGCATCATCACGACGCCGATTCGGATTCCCCTGTCGAAGAAAGGGGCCGTTTGTTGAGCATCACCGATTCGACCATCACTGCCCATCATCGAAAGATCGCCATTACCCCTTCGAGCTCGAGCAATCTCCACCACTGTAACGGTTTGAAGAAGGCCATCCCTCGTAACGACAGCGGGAACAGCATCCACGAGAGGGCGTACTCCCGCCTCCAACAATCGAGATCCGGGGATCAAGTCGGTCAACCGGAGGCGAGGCTTCTGAATCGTGATAATCCTCAGGGTATACTGAGATCGTCCGCCCGGGGAATCGACTCGCACAGTGGTGGACGGTATCGTTGCTCGAGCGTGAGATCGGTGAAATCTAATCCGACGATGGATGAACACCATCACCAGTATCATCCACCGGCGGCCAGCTGGGCATCGATCGTGTTTTCGGACGGAAACGGGCAAACCCACGTCCGCACGCTTCCCGATTCCGTCTCTATACGCTCTCTAGCATCGATCGGCATGGGCTCTTCAAACGGGCGGAAGCTCACTATACGTAGAGTTCTCACTTCGCCGTCGGAGCTGCTTAACATGGTACATCCGCCGCC ATCATTCGAAGATGACTTGTCCGTGTGTACCAGCTTCGACGATGCTGAAGATGACGCTCAGGATCCAGGAGACTACAGACAATCTAGACGACCACATTGGGCCAACAAAATGCAATTTGTCCTTGCTTGTATCGGTTACTCTGTTGGCCTCGGTAATATTTGGAGGTTTCCTTACCTATGTTACAAAAGTGGCGGTG gTGTGTTCTTGGTACCTTACTTCTTAATACTTATAGTATGTGGAGTACCATTATTGTATATGGAACTTAGTATTGGACAATTTACACGAAGAGGACCGATCGGTGCTCTCGGTCAAATTTGTCCCTTATTTAaag GAGCTGGCTTGTCTTCGGTagtaatatcatttttgatGTCGACTTACCATAACGTCATAATAGCCTAcgctatatattatttctttacggCGTTCAGAGCAAAGCAACCATGGTCCGACTGCGAAAATTCATGGAACACATTGGCATGCTGGTTACCTACTTACAGTGGCATCGATAATAGAACAAGACCAAACGCTTCGAGAACACCAGCCGAAGAATTTTTCga CAACAAAGTACTCCAAATTAGTAATGGAATCGAAGAATCAGGGCCATTAAGATGGGAACTGATTGCTTGTCTGATTACCGCTTGGATCATGGTATATTTCTCCGTTTGGAAATCCATCAAATCATCGGCACAAGTGAGATACCTGACCGCGACTCTGCCATTTCTTTTAATCGTCGTCTTCCTCATGCGGTCCCTTACCCTTGAAGGTGCTGACAAGGGTctgcaatttttcttccacccTCGTTGGGAGCTGCTCGCCGACGCGAAG GTATGGATCTATGCAACcgctcaaattttcaattccgtGGGCATAGCGTTTGGTTCAATGATATGTTTCGCGAGTTACAACAAATTCCATAACACCATCTTAATAGACACTATGGCTGTTTCGCTTATAAACGGTTTTAGCAGCTTACTTgttggaatattttcatttgccACTATCGGCAACATTGCTCTCGAACAAAATATGTCTGTCGAAGATGTTTTAACAGATG GACCTGGCCTCGTATTCGTTCTTTACCCGCAAGCGTTAGCCAAGATGCCAGCATCGCAAGTGTGGGccgtgttatttttctttatgctAGTCTGCCTTTCTTTGAATAGTCAG TTTGCAATAGTGGAAGTTGTTGTAACATCGATACAAGATGGTTTCCCGAAATGGGTAAAACGTCATTTAACATGTCATGAAATGTTAGTACTTTTAATATGCgttatatcatttttgtttGGCCTACCTAATATCTCAcag GGtgggatttattttttccaattgatAGATCATTATGCTGCCTCGATATCGATAATGTTTTTAGCCTTCTTTGAAGTAATTGCGATATCTTGGTTTTATGGCGTACGAAGATTGTGCAATAATGTGAAAGAAATGACAGGACGCGTACCGTCCTCGTATTTTCGGTTTTGTTGGCTCATCGCTGCACCTTTTCTTATCATG GCTGTGTGGGTATTCAGTTTAATTGATTATGAACCACCGACCTACCACAATGGTGAATACAAGTACCCGTGGTGGGCAGAGGCGATCGGCTGGGGAATAGCCTCTCTTTCGCTCATTTGCATTCCCGCTTTCGCTATCTACGAGTTCATCAGAGCCAACGGGAACACTTGTGCAGAG AAATTACGGAACTCTATTAAGCCGCATTTCGAAGCGTGTAAAATTTGCGGCCAAGAATACTGTAACGAGTCCATGCACAATTTCGAGGAGGATATGATCAAGGAACAACAGGACCCGAATAGTCCGATACAATTAAGCATCAGTCCCCCTCTCTCGAAATCCCAGACGTAA
- the LOC411729 gene encoding sodium- and chloride-dependent GABA transporter ine isoform X3 → MGPIRGGMAMKSFEDDLSVCTSFDDAEDDAQDPGDYRQSRRPHWANKMQFVLACIGYSVGLGNIWRFPYLCYKSGGGVFLVPYFLILIVCGVPLLYMELSIGQFTRRGPIGALGQICPLFKGAGLSSVVISFLMSTYHNVIIAYAIYYFFTAFRAKQPWSDCENSWNTLACWLPTYSGIDNRTRPNASRTPAEEFFDNKVLQISNGIEESGPLRWELIACLITAWIMVYFSVWKSIKSSAQVRYLTATLPFLLIVVFLMRSLTLEGADKGLQFFFHPRWELLADAKVWIYATAQIFNSVGIAFGSMICFASYNKFHNTILIDTMAVSLINGFSSLLVGIFSFATIGNIALEQNMSVEDVLTDGPGLVFVLYPQALAKMPASQVWAVLFFFMLVCLSLNSQFAIVEVVVTSIQDGFPKWVKRHLTCHEMLVLLICVISFLFGLPNISQGGIYFFQLIDHYAASISIMFLAFFEVIAISWFYGVRRLCNNVKEMTGRVPSSYFRFCWLIAAPFLIMAVWVFSLIDYEPPTYHNGEYKYPWWAEAIGWGIASLSLICIPAFAIYEFIRANGNTCAEKLRNSIKPHFEACKICGQEYCNESMHNFEEDMIKEQQDPNSPIQLSISPPLSKSQT, encoded by the exons ATGGGGCCTATTAGAGGAGGAATGGCAATGAA ATCATTCGAAGATGACTTGTCCGTGTGTACCAGCTTCGACGATGCTGAAGATGACGCTCAGGATCCAGGAGACTACAGACAATCTAGACGACCACATTGGGCCAACAAAATGCAATTTGTCCTTGCTTGTATCGGTTACTCTGTTGGCCTCGGTAATATTTGGAGGTTTCCTTACCTATGTTACAAAAGTGGCGGTG gTGTGTTCTTGGTACCTTACTTCTTAATACTTATAGTATGTGGAGTACCATTATTGTATATGGAACTTAGTATTGGACAATTTACACGAAGAGGACCGATCGGTGCTCTCGGTCAAATTTGTCCCTTATTTAaag GAGCTGGCTTGTCTTCGGTagtaatatcatttttgatGTCGACTTACCATAACGTCATAATAGCCTAcgctatatattatttctttacggCGTTCAGAGCAAAGCAACCATGGTCCGACTGCGAAAATTCATGGAACACATTGGCATGCTGGTTACCTACTTACAGTGGCATCGATAATAGAACAAGACCAAACGCTTCGAGAACACCAGCCGAAGAATTTTTCga CAACAAAGTACTCCAAATTAGTAATGGAATCGAAGAATCAGGGCCATTAAGATGGGAACTGATTGCTTGTCTGATTACCGCTTGGATCATGGTATATTTCTCCGTTTGGAAATCCATCAAATCATCGGCACAAGTGAGATACCTGACCGCGACTCTGCCATTTCTTTTAATCGTCGTCTTCCTCATGCGGTCCCTTACCCTTGAAGGTGCTGACAAGGGTctgcaatttttcttccacccTCGTTGGGAGCTGCTCGCCGACGCGAAG GTATGGATCTATGCAACcgctcaaattttcaattccgtGGGCATAGCGTTTGGTTCAATGATATGTTTCGCGAGTTACAACAAATTCCATAACACCATCTTAATAGACACTATGGCTGTTTCGCTTATAAACGGTTTTAGCAGCTTACTTgttggaatattttcatttgccACTATCGGCAACATTGCTCTCGAACAAAATATGTCTGTCGAAGATGTTTTAACAGATG GACCTGGCCTCGTATTCGTTCTTTACCCGCAAGCGTTAGCCAAGATGCCAGCATCGCAAGTGTGGGccgtgttatttttctttatgctAGTCTGCCTTTCTTTGAATAGTCAG TTTGCAATAGTGGAAGTTGTTGTAACATCGATACAAGATGGTTTCCCGAAATGGGTAAAACGTCATTTAACATGTCATGAAATGTTAGTACTTTTAATATGCgttatatcatttttgtttGGCCTACCTAATATCTCAcag GGtgggatttattttttccaattgatAGATCATTATGCTGCCTCGATATCGATAATGTTTTTAGCCTTCTTTGAAGTAATTGCGATATCTTGGTTTTATGGCGTACGAAGATTGTGCAATAATGTGAAAGAAATGACAGGACGCGTACCGTCCTCGTATTTTCGGTTTTGTTGGCTCATCGCTGCACCTTTTCTTATCATG GCTGTGTGGGTATTCAGTTTAATTGATTATGAACCACCGACCTACCACAATGGTGAATACAAGTACCCGTGGTGGGCAGAGGCGATCGGCTGGGGAATAGCCTCTCTTTCGCTCATTTGCATTCCCGCTTTCGCTATCTACGAGTTCATCAGAGCCAACGGGAACACTTGTGCAGAG AAATTACGGAACTCTATTAAGCCGCATTTCGAAGCGTGTAAAATTTGCGGCCAAGAATACTGTAACGAGTCCATGCACAATTTCGAGGAGGATATGATCAAGGAACAACAGGACCCGAATAGTCCGATACAATTAAGCATCAGTCCCCCTCTCTCGAAATCCCAGACGTAA
- the LOC411729 gene encoding sodium- and chloride-dependent GABA transporter ine isoform X2, whose protein sequence is MPRTSELLVKRGLVIQAPQFQRIVPETSFEDDLSVCTSFDDAEDDAQDPGDYRQSRRPHWANKMQFVLACIGYSVGLGNIWRFPYLCYKSGGGVFLVPYFLILIVCGVPLLYMELSIGQFTRRGPIGALGQICPLFKGAGLSSVVISFLMSTYHNVIIAYAIYYFFTAFRAKQPWSDCENSWNTLACWLPTYSGIDNRTRPNASRTPAEEFFDNKVLQISNGIEESGPLRWELIACLITAWIMVYFSVWKSIKSSAQVRYLTATLPFLLIVVFLMRSLTLEGADKGLQFFFHPRWELLADAKVWIYATAQIFNSVGIAFGSMICFASYNKFHNTILIDTMAVSLINGFSSLLVGIFSFATIGNIALEQNMSVEDVLTDGPGLVFVLYPQALAKMPASQVWAVLFFFMLVCLSLNSQFAIVEVVVTSIQDGFPKWVKRHLTCHEMLVLLICVISFLFGLPNISQGGIYFFQLIDHYAASISIMFLAFFEVIAISWFYGVRRLCNNVKEMTGRVPSSYFRFCWLIAAPFLIMAVWVFSLIDYEPPTYHNGEYKYPWWAEAIGWGIASLSLICIPAFAIYEFIRANGNTCAEKLRNSIKPHFEACKICGQEYCNESMHNFEEDMIKEQQDPNSPIQLSISPPLSKSQT, encoded by the exons ATGCCGCGTACATCCGAACTGCTTGTGAAGCGTGGTCTCGTCATCCAGGCACCGCAATTCCAGCGTATTGTCCCAGAGAC ATCATTCGAAGATGACTTGTCCGTGTGTACCAGCTTCGACGATGCTGAAGATGACGCTCAGGATCCAGGAGACTACAGACAATCTAGACGACCACATTGGGCCAACAAAATGCAATTTGTCCTTGCTTGTATCGGTTACTCTGTTGGCCTCGGTAATATTTGGAGGTTTCCTTACCTATGTTACAAAAGTGGCGGTG gTGTGTTCTTGGTACCTTACTTCTTAATACTTATAGTATGTGGAGTACCATTATTGTATATGGAACTTAGTATTGGACAATTTACACGAAGAGGACCGATCGGTGCTCTCGGTCAAATTTGTCCCTTATTTAaag GAGCTGGCTTGTCTTCGGTagtaatatcatttttgatGTCGACTTACCATAACGTCATAATAGCCTAcgctatatattatttctttacggCGTTCAGAGCAAAGCAACCATGGTCCGACTGCGAAAATTCATGGAACACATTGGCATGCTGGTTACCTACTTACAGTGGCATCGATAATAGAACAAGACCAAACGCTTCGAGAACACCAGCCGAAGAATTTTTCga CAACAAAGTACTCCAAATTAGTAATGGAATCGAAGAATCAGGGCCATTAAGATGGGAACTGATTGCTTGTCTGATTACCGCTTGGATCATGGTATATTTCTCCGTTTGGAAATCCATCAAATCATCGGCACAAGTGAGATACCTGACCGCGACTCTGCCATTTCTTTTAATCGTCGTCTTCCTCATGCGGTCCCTTACCCTTGAAGGTGCTGACAAGGGTctgcaatttttcttccacccTCGTTGGGAGCTGCTCGCCGACGCGAAG GTATGGATCTATGCAACcgctcaaattttcaattccgtGGGCATAGCGTTTGGTTCAATGATATGTTTCGCGAGTTACAACAAATTCCATAACACCATCTTAATAGACACTATGGCTGTTTCGCTTATAAACGGTTTTAGCAGCTTACTTgttggaatattttcatttgccACTATCGGCAACATTGCTCTCGAACAAAATATGTCTGTCGAAGATGTTTTAACAGATG GACCTGGCCTCGTATTCGTTCTTTACCCGCAAGCGTTAGCCAAGATGCCAGCATCGCAAGTGTGGGccgtgttatttttctttatgctAGTCTGCCTTTCTTTGAATAGTCAG TTTGCAATAGTGGAAGTTGTTGTAACATCGATACAAGATGGTTTCCCGAAATGGGTAAAACGTCATTTAACATGTCATGAAATGTTAGTACTTTTAATATGCgttatatcatttttgtttGGCCTACCTAATATCTCAcag GGtgggatttattttttccaattgatAGATCATTATGCTGCCTCGATATCGATAATGTTTTTAGCCTTCTTTGAAGTAATTGCGATATCTTGGTTTTATGGCGTACGAAGATTGTGCAATAATGTGAAAGAAATGACAGGACGCGTACCGTCCTCGTATTTTCGGTTTTGTTGGCTCATCGCTGCACCTTTTCTTATCATG GCTGTGTGGGTATTCAGTTTAATTGATTATGAACCACCGACCTACCACAATGGTGAATACAAGTACCCGTGGTGGGCAGAGGCGATCGGCTGGGGAATAGCCTCTCTTTCGCTCATTTGCATTCCCGCTTTCGCTATCTACGAGTTCATCAGAGCCAACGGGAACACTTGTGCAGAG AAATTACGGAACTCTATTAAGCCGCATTTCGAAGCGTGTAAAATTTGCGGCCAAGAATACTGTAACGAGTCCATGCACAATTTCGAGGAGGATATGATCAAGGAACAACAGGACCCGAATAGTCCGATACAATTAAGCATCAGTCCCCCTCTCTCGAAATCCCAGACGTAA